Proteins encoded together in one Bosea sp. (in: a-proteobacteria) window:
- the argH gene encoding argininosuccinate lyase yields the protein MSDETTGANTMWGGRFTAAPAEVMRKINPSIGFDHRLYRQDIAASKVHAAMLARQGIIAQADNEAIQAGLDQIRGEIERGELRFSIDLEDIHMNVEARLKEIVGEPAGRLHTARSRNDQAVTDVRLWMRDAIDGLDGAIRDLQGALIARAGEHASTIMPGFTHMQVAQPVTFGHHLMAYVEMFGRDRERLAGARERTNVSPLGAAALAGTAFPIDRHFTAAALGFARPTENSMDSVGSRDHICELLFCCAMLAVNLSRLNEEITLWCSDGFRFVSLSDAFTTGSSIMPQKRNPDAAELVRGKTGRVVGSLTALLVTVKGLPMTFMKDMQEDKEPMFDALETVDLCVAATAGMVRDLTVRPQNMRAFLDRGFPTATDLADWLVREAGVPFREAHHITARIVALAEAKGSTLQALDLASMRSVDPRITDAVFAVLAPEHSVKSRLSYGGTAPDTVREAIARARQRWLR from the coding sequence ATGTCCGATGAGACCACCGGCGCCAACACGATGTGGGGCGGCCGCTTCACCGCCGCCCCCGCCGAGGTGATGCGGAAGATCAACCCCTCGATCGGCTTCGACCACCGGCTCTACCGGCAGGACATCGCCGCCTCCAAGGTCCATGCCGCGATGCTCGCCCGCCAGGGCATCATCGCGCAGGCGGATAATGAGGCCATCCAGGCCGGGCTCGACCAGATCCGCGGCGAGATCGAGCGCGGCGAGCTTCGGTTCAGCATCGATCTCGAGGACATCCACATGAACGTGGAAGCGCGCCTCAAGGAGATCGTCGGCGAGCCGGCGGGGCGCCTGCACACGGCGCGCAGCAGAAACGACCAGGCCGTCACGGATGTCCGCCTGTGGATGCGCGACGCGATCGACGGGCTCGACGGCGCGATCCGCGACCTGCAAGGCGCGCTGATCGCGCGGGCGGGCGAGCATGCCTCGACGATCATGCCGGGCTTCACCCATATGCAGGTCGCCCAGCCCGTGACCTTCGGCCATCATCTGATGGCCTATGTCGAGATGTTCGGGCGCGACCGCGAGCGCCTCGCCGGCGCGCGCGAGCGCACCAATGTCTCGCCGCTCGGCGCCGCCGCGCTGGCGGGCACCGCCTTCCCGATCGACCGGCATTTCACGGCGGCCGCGCTCGGCTTCGCCCGGCCGACCGAGAACTCGATGGATTCGGTCGGCTCGCGCGACCACATCTGCGAATTGCTGTTCTGCTGCGCGATGCTCGCCGTTAATCTGTCACGCCTTAACGAGGAGATCACGCTGTGGTGCAGCGACGGCTTCCGCTTCGTTTCGCTGTCGGACGCCTTCACCACCGGCTCCTCGATCATGCCGCAGAAGCGCAATCCGGACGCCGCCGAGCTGGTGCGCGGCAAGACCGGCCGCGTCGTCGGCTCGCTCACCGCCCTGCTGGTGACGGTGAAGGGCCTGCCCATGACCTTCATGAAGGACATGCAGGAGGACAAGGAGCCGATGTTCGACGCGCTGGAGACGGTCGATCTCTGTGTCGCCGCCACCGCCGGCATGGTCCGCGACCTCACCGTGCGGCCGCAGAACATGCGCGCCTTCCTCGACCGCGGCTTCCCGACCGCGACCGACCTCGCCGACTGGCTGGTGCGCGAGGCCGGCGTGCCCTTCCGCGAGGCCCATCACATCACAGCCCGCATCGTCGCGCTGGCGGAGGCGAAGGGCTCGACCCTGCAGGCGCTCGACCTCGCCAGCATGCGTTCGGTCGATCCGCGCATCACGGATGCGGTGTTCGCGGTCCTGGCGCCGGAGCATTCGGTGAAGAGCCGCCTGAGCTATGGCGGCACCGCCCCCGACACGGTGCGCGAGGCGATCGCGCGCGCCAGGCAGCGCTGGCTGCGTTGA